The proteins below are encoded in one region of Halocatena salina:
- the thiD gene encoding bifunctional hydroxymethylpyrimidine kinase/phosphomethylpyrimidine kinase, with translation MTRTDAPTTQPVTLTIAGSDSGGGAGIQADLKTMAACGTFGTSVLTAVTAQNTEGVESSFVVPTAEIENQLRAIRSDFDVAAIKTGMLATAETVELVAEHARSFDCPLVVDPVMVATSGDRLLAEDAMDAYDDLIAHATLVTPNTDEVAMLTGIEPENERDMREAGEQLLDRGCDAALLTGGHLPTDDVCDVLVTPERTHTVTHPRIDTVATHGAGCTLSSAITAHLGRQAERDDIDLPTAVEASTTLLERAIRYHHDVGHGPGAVHHTVSLRERAARQPVQEAVAALVDSLTEENVRSLVPEVGMNVVGATPYAETIEEIAAVEGRITKTIGGIQPNRGVRFGASSHMARFLLSLREHDPAVRFGVNCRFGDDTDAALDALSWPVGTYDRSEEPTADVEGSTMGWGAQQAFESVAGTPVAVVDGGAHGKEPIVKLLARDPETLLNRITTLDEEL, from the coding sequence ATGACCCGAACGGACGCACCGACCACCCAGCCGGTCACACTGACGATCGCCGGAAGCGATTCTGGCGGTGGTGCGGGGATCCAAGCCGACCTCAAGACGATGGCCGCCTGTGGGACGTTCGGAACCTCGGTTCTCACGGCGGTCACTGCCCAGAACACCGAAGGAGTCGAATCGTCGTTCGTCGTCCCCACAGCGGAAATCGAGAACCAACTCCGGGCCATCCGCTCGGATTTCGACGTTGCCGCCATCAAAACGGGGATGTTGGCGACGGCCGAGACCGTCGAACTCGTCGCTGAACACGCGCGTTCGTTCGACTGTCCGCTCGTCGTCGATCCGGTGATGGTCGCGACATCGGGCGATCGCCTGCTGGCCGAGGACGCTATGGACGCCTACGACGACCTCATCGCGCACGCGACGCTCGTCACGCCCAACACTGACGAGGTAGCAATGCTCACGGGGATCGAGCCGGAAAACGAGCGTGACATGCGCGAGGCTGGCGAGCAACTGCTCGATCGGGGGTGTGATGCCGCTCTCCTCACCGGTGGTCATCTCCCGACAGACGACGTATGCGACGTGCTCGTCACGCCCGAACGAACTCACACCGTTACTCACCCACGGATCGACACGGTAGCGACACACGGCGCGGGCTGTACACTCTCCAGTGCCATCACTGCCCACCTCGGACGGCAGGCCGAGAGAGACGACATAGATCTCCCTACAGCAGTCGAGGCGTCCACCACGCTTCTCGAACGGGCGATTCGATACCATCATGACGTCGGACACGGGCCGGGAGCGGTCCACCACACGGTCTCGCTGCGCGAACGCGCGGCCAGACAGCCTGTTCAGGAAGCGGTCGCGGCGCTCGTGGATTCGCTCACCGAGGAAAACGTTCGCTCGTTGGTTCCGGAAGTCGGGATGAACGTCGTCGGAGCCACCCCCTACGCGGAGACTATCGAGGAGATTGCCGCCGTCGAAGGACGGATCACGAAGACGATCGGTGGGATACAACCGAACCGAGGCGTGCGCTTTGGCGCGTCGAGTCACATGGCCCGGTTTCTGCTCTCGTTGCGCGAACACGACCCTGCCGTCCGTTTCGGGGTGAACTGCCGGTTCGGAGATGATACCGACGCCGCGCTTGACGCGCTCTCTTGGCCCGTCGGTACGTACGACCGGAGCGAGGAACCGACCGCCGACGTGGAAGGTTCGACCATGGGATGGGGTGCACAGCAGGCGTTCGAATCCGTCGCTGGGACGCCGGTCGCCGTCGTTGACGGCGGTGCTCACGGTAAAGAACCGATCGTGAAACTCCTCGCACGCGACCCTGAGACGTTACTCAACAGGATCACAACGCTCGATGAAGAACTATGA
- a CDS encoding AIR synthase family protein, which yields MTELGKIDRSFFDAYIQPNLGAEREDVTLWPDHGVDFGAIDVDGTAVVMATDPVFIMPSLGMERAAWFAFHILMSDVAISGLPPSHLSIDFNLPPDITDEAFETVWTTMDAEATELGVSVVTGHTARYEGCNYPMVGGGTTIAVGDHDDVIRPDGARVGDRLVITNGPAIEATGLLSIQFETLMREELDDATVDRANERFYDMSPVHDALTAANAGPVTAMHDATECGVYGGLYEFARAAGVGLDVDRSAIPVAPGVEETCAFFDIDPWSAISEGTLIASVRPEGVDDVLDALEAEDIPAAVVGSVVEGSGVVVDGEPIDHPEKDPFWAAMAEYAAKQEGSDE from the coding sequence ATGACCGAGCTTGGAAAGATCGATCGGTCGTTTTTCGACGCGTACATCCAGCCGAACCTCGGAGCTGAGCGCGAGGACGTGACGCTCTGGCCCGATCATGGAGTGGATTTCGGAGCGATCGACGTTGATGGGACGGCCGTCGTCATGGCGACCGACCCCGTTTTCATCATGCCATCGCTTGGCATGGAACGCGCGGCGTGGTTCGCGTTTCACATCCTCATGAGCGACGTGGCGATCTCGGGACTCCCACCCAGCCATCTGAGCATCGACTTCAACCTCCCGCCCGACATCACCGACGAGGCGTTTGAGACGGTGTGGACGACGATGGACGCCGAAGCGACCGAGCTGGGTGTGAGCGTTGTCACCGGTCACACTGCCCGGTATGAGGGCTGTAACTACCCGATGGTCGGCGGAGGAACGACCATCGCGGTCGGCGATCACGACGACGTGATTCGGCCCGATGGAGCACGAGTGGGTGATCGTCTCGTGATCACCAACGGTCCCGCCATCGAAGCGACGGGACTACTGTCGATCCAGTTCGAGACGCTCATGCGCGAGGAACTGGACGATGCGACCGTCGATCGGGCGAACGAGCGGTTTTACGACATGAGTCCCGTTCATGACGCGTTGACGGCAGCCAACGCGGGACCGGTGACGGCGATGCACGACGCGACCGAGTGCGGCGTGTACGGCGGTCTGTACGAATTCGCGCGCGCAGCGGGCGTCGGACTCGACGTCGATCGGAGCGCCATCCCGGTCGCTCCGGGTGTCGAAGAGACGTGTGCATTTTTCGACATCGATCCGTGGTCGGCGATCAGCGAGGGCACGCTCATCGCGTCGGTGCGCCCTGAAGGCGTTGATGACGTGCTCGATGCGCTCGAAGCGGAAGACATTCCGGCCGCTGTCGTCGGCAGCGTCGTCGAGGGCAGCGGCGTCGTCGTGGACGGCGAGCCGATCGATCACCCCGAAAAAGATCCGTTCTGGGCGGCGATGGCGGAGTACGCCGCGAAACAGGAGGGAAGCGACGAATGA
- a CDS encoding DUF555 domain-containing protein — translation MSNYLVAVEAAWLVRDVESIDDAIGVAVSEAGKRLNETDMDYVEVEIGATECPVCGEPFDSAYIAADTALVGLVLEMDVFNVDSKQHAQRVAKSEIGGALRNVPLKVIHSVELESDTEEDTQ, via the coding sequence ATGAGCAACTATCTCGTCGCTGTCGAGGCAGCGTGGCTCGTACGAGACGTGGAAAGTATCGACGACGCGATCGGTGTGGCAGTCAGTGAGGCTGGAAAGCGTCTCAACGAAACCGATATGGATTACGTGGAAGTGGAGATCGGCGCGACGGAGTGTCCGGTGTGCGGTGAGCCGTTCGATTCGGCGTACATCGCTGCCGACACCGCACTCGTGGGACTGGTCCTCGAAATGGACGTGTTCAACGTCGATAGCAAACAGCACGCACAGCGCGTTGCAAAGAGCGAGATCGGCGGTGCGCTCAGAAACGTCCCGCTCAAAGTGATCCATTCCGTCGAACTAGAGTCGGATACCGAGGAAGACACCCAATGA
- a CDS encoding glycosyltransferase has translation MPRIALLHAQRDFATALAATAERLDPAYEIDVLSQPQSIPSRVGRVLTGRYDLLQADETVRNGLLGLLTKRVYGTPLVVCIRGWDDYTNAHGHHSWIGHQSIEHRTRLVVGHADCTLFVSRTCREAMRRYYAIGPNRVVDRPFDVARFQDATATDDPGTTILTVTNFRYPQKARGITTILEGLRAVFEATEDLRYVVAGDGQEFDTVADFVASYPHRDRVELLGHRDDVPQLLGGADLFVYVSYLDAFPMAVLEAQAAGLPVVCGATGGPAEAVGTAGRLCPPTPDGIEDAVSELLSDPCPDRSTDSSERMAEYNERAAHQYLDAWDDVLNR, from the coding sequence ATGCCACGGATCGCCTTGCTCCACGCCCAACGGGATTTCGCGACGGCGCTCGCGGCCACCGCCGAACGGCTCGATCCCGCCTACGAGATCGACGTGCTCTCACAGCCGCAGTCGATTCCGAGCCGTGTCGGTCGGGTACTGACCGGTCGGTACGATCTGCTCCAAGCCGACGAAACGGTACGAAACGGACTGCTCGGACTGCTTACGAAACGCGTGTACGGAACGCCGTTGGTGGTCTGTATCCGGGGATGGGACGATTATACGAACGCACACGGTCATCACAGCTGGATCGGACACCAGTCGATCGAGCACAGAACGAGGCTGGTAGTTGGCCACGCTGACTGTACCCTGTTCGTGAGCCGGACCTGTCGGGAGGCGATGCGTCGGTACTACGCCATCGGTCCGAACCGGGTGGTCGACCGGCCGTTCGACGTGGCGCGGTTTCAAGACGCCACCGCGACGGACGATCCGGGGACGACGATCCTGACGGTCACGAATTTCAGATATCCACAGAAAGCCCGAGGCATCACGACGATTCTAGAGGGATTGCGTGCCGTCTTCGAAGCGACCGAAGATCTCCGGTACGTGGTCGCCGGCGATGGACAGGAGTTCGATACGGTAGCCGATTTCGTCGCGTCGTATCCCCACCGCGATCGCGTGGAGCTGCTGGGACACCGGGATGATGTTCCCCAACTGCTCGGGGGTGCCGATCTGTTCGTCTACGTCAGCTATCTCGATGCGTTTCCGATGGCTGTCCTAGAAGCACAAGCCGCCGGGCTACCGGTCGTCTGTGGGGCGACTGGCGGTCCCGCTGAGGCAGTCGGGACAGCGGGTCGGCTCTGTCCACCAACCCCGGACGGAATCGAAGACGCCGTGAGTGAACTGCTGTCCGATCCCTGCCCTGATCGGTCGACGGACAGCAGCGAACGGATGGCCGAGTACAACGAGCGCGCGGCCCACCAGTATCTCGACGCGTGGGATGACGTTCTGAACAGATGA
- a CDS encoding HEAT repeat domain-containing protein translates to MDPESPSGEFTISLDQIYTNPDDVADTEISSLVSILDGETEMEPSVGETEHTAQLLDTDLGETNTQRLIAASRLRLFAGAGYRDAVAAHAETILAGMDAEDNSVHVRRQAAHIVITIFKDESVEISPVSNEFIEQTDTLIEFLEDDLPCVRQAAVYAIAEVAKQSPDSAAPAIDALIPLLDDESAEIDRRVITAITAIAESTPRDVTSAITPLVSLLEGDVQMTRVQAEYALKLLVENAPSAAQTAVDHLVPLLDSDSSFARNAALEILAGVTLTTPEAVAPAVNEITPFLTEDFYRQKIAVCTLCEIAETSPAAVVPAVEDVVPLLDAEDQIVKSAAVHTIVAVAEESPSAVTEASDSLFSLLNADEPNVQKAAIRAVIVITSNVPEAVGPVIESLLSPLDTDESFVRGQAARTIAALTQGETQPAVPAVDALTTLLNADESVGRKLAVRAIVEIASDVPDTAVPAVDPLLFLLDSDRPVVQKYVAAAIMVVAASSPRAAAPAVTPLVSLLGEDNDVDGLVVRALAEISGDDPEAVVPATQAVIPLLDAERESVRTNAVRVIASVAEEAPITVVPAVESLGKLLDSDERLIQWKAVCALCDVALESPGAVAPAIEPLVPFLDSEWTSLRKKTATIVAEVACVSPSAVAPAVGPLSMCLDADEAAIRRNGACALAELAGEHPETAVQAVDRLVSQITGETDQQYIQECAVRALAEIATTAPDEVVPAIDTLADLYEADSITLKENALYATAEIATTMPEAVIPVVDSLIPHLTAEEVPVQKAAIRSVVLIAKHLPTTMVPGIDSLLPRFGADETRDQRATVEALTAIAAIPPENSDGEQDLEAERENAVATLDRLLDTGETLGRKIAVTALAVIAEDAPTTAGTAIDSLVPLLGNDDPYIKELAVQATVLIAYGSPTSAVPAVDELIDLLEDDNVYLQHGAVIGIGWIAKGLPPAAVPATEALVSFLYSHEELVRKTAVYAIARIADHDPEAALPATDALEHCLTADCSYVRTHAVSALESIALAPAGDTMPPICSLAALVDDTEYSIQKQAARATAAIATTQPGTAAPAVDVLAGHLDADRTTQELAVRTIMEITKHAPNAAVSAVDPLVSLLDTDDQIIQKNAVAAIAAIAEATPNAVADVVEQLVPLLDTDDEFLKATTMRAIMPNTDATRKRLSARSSESE, encoded by the coding sequence ATGGATCCGGAATCCCCCTCCGGTGAATTCACCATCTCCCTCGATCAGATCTACACTAATCCGGACGACGTTGCAGATACGGAAATCTCCTCCCTTGTCTCGATTCTCGACGGCGAAACGGAGATGGAACCGTCCGTAGGTGAGACTGAGCATACAGCACAGTTGCTCGACACCGATCTCGGAGAGACGAATACTCAGCGGCTCATTGCTGCTTCACGGTTGCGGCTGTTTGCCGGTGCTGGCTACCGCGATGCCGTCGCGGCCCACGCAGAAACGATCCTCGCTGGGATGGATGCAGAGGACAACAGCGTTCACGTCCGCCGCCAGGCCGCCCACATCGTGATCACGATCTTCAAGGACGAAAGCGTAGAGATATCGCCAGTGTCGAATGAGTTCATCGAACAGACGGATACACTCATCGAGTTTCTAGAAGACGATCTCCCGTGTGTTCGTCAGGCAGCAGTGTACGCGATCGCAGAGGTCGCAAAGCAGTCACCGGATTCCGCCGCACCCGCCATCGACGCGCTCATCCCGTTGTTGGATGACGAATCGGCTGAGATCGACCGGAGAGTGATAACGGCGATCACTGCGATCGCAGAGAGCACACCGCGGGACGTGACCTCCGCCATTACCCCACTCGTGTCCCTCCTCGAAGGCGACGTACAGATGACGCGAGTGCAAGCGGAGTACGCGCTCAAACTTCTCGTCGAAAACGCGCCATCAGCGGCTCAAACGGCCGTCGATCATCTCGTTCCCCTACTCGACAGCGACAGTTCGTTCGCTCGAAACGCCGCTTTGGAGATCCTCGCCGGAGTCACGCTCACCACACCGGAAGCTGTAGCGCCCGCGGTCAACGAGATCACACCGTTTCTCACCGAAGATTTCTATCGGCAGAAGATCGCAGTGTGCACGCTCTGCGAGATCGCCGAAACGTCCCCTGCGGCGGTCGTCCCTGCCGTCGAAGACGTCGTTCCGTTGCTCGATGCCGAGGATCAGATCGTCAAAAGCGCGGCGGTACACACGATCGTCGCCGTCGCCGAGGAGTCGCCATCAGCCGTCACCGAGGCGTCCGATTCGCTGTTTTCTCTCCTTAACGCCGACGAGCCGAACGTCCAGAAAGCTGCCATCCGTGCAGTCATCGTCATCACGAGCAACGTGCCGGAGGCGGTTGGACCCGTCATCGAGTCACTGCTTTCCCCGCTCGATACCGACGAGTCGTTCGTCCGGGGGCAGGCCGCGCGCACGATCGCAGCACTCACCCAAGGCGAAACCCAACCAGCGGTTCCTGCGGTCGACGCGCTAACGACGCTTTTGAACGCGGACGAATCCGTGGGGCGGAAGCTGGCGGTGCGCGCGATCGTCGAGATCGCGTCTGACGTGCCCGACACCGCTGTGCCAGCGGTCGACCCCTTGTTATTCCTCCTCGATTCGGATCGGCCAGTGGTACAAAAGTACGTGGCGGCAGCGATCATGGTGGTCGCTGCTTCGTCCCCACGGGCGGCAGCACCCGCCGTCACACCCCTCGTCTCACTGCTTGGCGAGGACAACGATGTGGATGGTCTGGTCGTGCGTGCGCTGGCTGAAATCAGCGGCGACGATCCCGAAGCGGTAGTCCCGGCTACACAAGCAGTGATCCCGCTACTCGACGCCGAGCGGGAGTCAGTTCGAACGAATGCGGTACGCGTGATCGCTAGCGTCGCCGAGGAGGCACCGATAACCGTCGTTCCGGCGGTCGAATCGCTCGGCAAACTGCTCGACAGTGACGAGCGACTCATCCAGTGGAAGGCGGTGTGTGCGCTCTGCGATGTCGCCCTCGAATCCCCCGGAGCAGTCGCTCCTGCGATCGAACCGCTCGTGCCGTTTCTTGACAGCGAGTGGACATCCCTCCGGAAGAAAACTGCCACCATCGTGGCCGAGGTGGCCTGCGTATCGCCGTCCGCAGTGGCTCCTGCCGTGGGACCGCTTTCGATGTGTTTGGACGCAGACGAGGCAGCGATCCGACGAAACGGGGCGTGTGCGCTCGCGGAACTGGCTGGTGAGCATCCCGAGACGGCAGTTCAGGCGGTTGATCGGCTCGTGTCACAGATCACTGGAGAGACCGATCAGCAGTACATTCAAGAGTGTGCAGTACGCGCACTCGCGGAGATCGCCACCACGGCTCCCGACGAAGTGGTGCCGGCGATCGACACGTTAGCCGATCTGTACGAGGCTGACTCGATCACGCTCAAGGAGAACGCGCTGTACGCCACCGCCGAAATCGCCACCACGATGCCCGAAGCCGTGATCCCAGTCGTTGACTCACTCATTCCCCACCTCACCGCCGAGGAAGTCCCCGTCCAGAAGGCCGCGATTCGATCGGTCGTGTTGATAGCCAAACACCTCCCGACGACGATGGTTCCGGGTATCGATTCACTGCTCCCCAGATTTGGCGCCGATGAGACACGCGACCAGCGGGCGACAGTGGAGGCGCTCACCGCGATCGCCGCGATTCCCCCGGAGAATTCGGACGGTGAACAGGATCTCGAGGCGGAGCGGGAAAACGCCGTCGCTACCCTCGATCGGTTGCTCGACACCGGTGAGACGCTCGGACGAAAGATCGCGGTGACAGCGTTGGCAGTGATCGCAGAGGATGCGCCCACGACTGCGGGGACCGCGATCGACTCGCTCGTTCCCCTGTTAGGAAACGACGATCCTTACATCAAAGAGCTGGCCGTACAGGCGACCGTGCTGATCGCGTATGGATCGCCCACATCCGCCGTGCCCGCCGTAGACGAACTCATCGACCTGCTCGAAGACGACAACGTCTATCTCCAGCATGGAGCGGTGATCGGTATCGGATGGATCGCTAAAGGATTGCCACCGGCAGCGGTCCCGGCCACCGAAGCTCTGGTGTCCTTTCTGTACAGCCACGAGGAACTCGTCCGGAAGACTGCGGTGTACGCGATTGCCCGGATCGCAGACCACGATCCCGAAGCAGCGTTACCAGCCACTGACGCGCTCGAACACTGTCTTACTGCGGACTGTTCGTACGTCCGAACGCACGCTGTCAGCGCTCTCGAATCGATCGCTCTCGCCCCCGCTGGTGACACGATGCCGCCAATCTGCTCACTGGCGGCGCTCGTCGATGACACCGAATACTCCATCCAGAAACAGGCCGCGCGGGCGACCGCCGCGATCGCAACGACCCAACCGGGCACCGCAGCCCCCGCGGTTGACGTGCTCGCGGGCCACCTCGACGCTGACCGCACCACACAGGAGCTTGCAGTCCGGACGATCATGGAGATCACGAAACACGCGCCGAACGCAGCGGTTTCAGCCGTCGATCCGCTCGTCTCACTGCTCGATACTGACGATCAGATAATACAGAAAAATGCCGTGGCCGCGATCGCTGCGATCGCCGAGGCGACACCCAACGCTGTGGCAGACGTGGTCGAGCAGCTCGTTCCGCTTCTCGACACTGACGATGAGTTTCTCAAAGCAACCACTATGCGAGCGATCATGCCCAACACCGACGCGACGCGGAAACGCTTGAGTGCCCGATCGTCGGAGTCCGAGTGA
- a CDS encoding flippase, protein MSSDSDDALTRVASGGGIVLLGVVLELGVSFLAKLLIARVLGPVNYGVVSLGVTTMAVVSTLVLLGLHTGVGRYLPRFDDSVHRRGVVVSAFQIAVPLAVAAGGIVCVFAPMIATDGFGDPSVTPVLRVFGLVIPLAAVMKLAIGTSRGLQQVLPKVSIRNIVLPVVRFTAVLVVLLMGFGALGVAWAYAIAYTGAMGVGLYFLWRDTDLFAWGTPATPVRRELLAFSTPLVISTAMTFVFSDVDTFMLGYFSSTGDVGIYNTVYPLAHLLVVPMSSFGFIVMPVVSKLHERGEHDTVRQLYQTTSKWIFLASFPVFAVVVLFPTHAIGLTFGPAYVDGSLALVVLAGAFFTHAIAGPNFDLLTSIGRTRLIMYDDTLVALLNIGLNLLLIPRYSFLGAAIATAVAYVLMNVLYCLQLYLETGIQPLTPAHIRTALLGTTTIAVLYGIVRTLFTVTVPVFLGTVTVFGLVYLLVVVRVAIEPQEIELLLDFEERFDLDLSVFKQLVGRLRS, encoded by the coding sequence GTGTCTTCGGATTCGGACGATGCGCTCACGCGGGTGGCTTCAGGTGGGGGTATCGTACTACTCGGGGTGGTTCTGGAGCTTGGGGTCTCCTTTCTCGCCAAACTCCTCATCGCTCGCGTTCTCGGTCCGGTGAACTACGGCGTGGTTTCGCTGGGCGTCACCACGATGGCCGTCGTCTCGACGCTCGTGTTGCTCGGGCTTCACACGGGCGTTGGCCGGTATCTTCCTCGGTTCGACGATTCCGTCCACCGCCGGGGCGTGGTAGTGTCGGCGTTCCAGATCGCGGTGCCGCTGGCCGTCGCTGCCGGTGGCATCGTCTGCGTGTTTGCGCCGATGATCGCCACCGACGGCTTCGGTGATCCCTCGGTGACGCCAGTCCTCCGCGTGTTCGGCCTCGTGATCCCGCTCGCGGCAGTGATGAAACTCGCCATCGGAACCAGCCGGGGGCTACAGCAGGTGCTCCCGAAGGTGTCCATCCGGAACATCGTGTTGCCGGTCGTACGGTTCACGGCGGTGCTCGTCGTCCTGTTGATGGGCTTTGGCGCGCTCGGGGTGGCGTGGGCCTACGCCATCGCCTACACGGGGGCGATGGGCGTCGGTCTGTACTTCCTGTGGCGAGACACCGATCTGTTCGCTTGGGGGACCCCGGCTACGCCTGTGCGTCGGGAGCTGTTGGCGTTCTCCACGCCGTTGGTGATCTCCACGGCGATGACGTTCGTGTTCTCCGACGTCGATACGTTCATGCTCGGGTACTTCTCTTCGACGGGAGACGTCGGTATCTACAACACGGTGTATCCGCTCGCTCATCTGCTCGTCGTTCCGATGAGTTCGTTCGGGTTCATCGTGATGCCCGTCGTCTCCAAGCTCCACGAACGCGGTGAGCACGACACCGTCCGACAGCTCTACCAAACTACCTCGAAGTGGATCTTCCTCGCGTCGTTTCCGGTGTTCGCTGTCGTCGTACTCTTTCCAACCCACGCGATCGGGCTCACGTTCGGTCCGGCGTACGTGGACGGTTCGCTCGCGCTCGTCGTGCTCGCTGGAGCGTTTTTCACGCACGCGATCGCCGGTCCTAACTTCGATCTGCTCACGTCGATCGGTCGGACACGGCTCATCATGTACGACGACACGCTCGTCGCGCTCCTCAACATCGGACTCAATCTCCTGTTGATTCCCCGGTATTCGTTTCTCGGCGCGGCGATCGCAACTGCTGTTGCCTACGTCCTGATGAACGTCCTGTACTGTCTCCAACTATACCTCGAAACCGGCATTCAGCCGCTAACACCGGCGCACATCCGAACCGCACTCCTCGGGACCACGACGATCGCCGTCCTGTACGGGATCGTTCGAACCCTGTTTACGGTGACGGTGCCCGTTTTCCTCGGAACAGTCACCGTGTTCGGACTGGTGTACCTGCTCGTCGTCGTCCGTGTTGCGATCGAACCACAGGAGATCGAACTCCTGTTGGACTTCGAAGAACGGTTCGATCTGGATCTCAGCGTGTTCAAACAGCTCGTGGGTCGGCTCCGGAGCTGA
- the psmB gene encoding archaeal proteasome endopeptidase complex subunit beta, producing MREQQFTQGVGRGSIHDRRDYEPPIYEPELGSLPDVSEADVEKVNKTGTTTIGITATDGVVIATDMRASLGGRFVSNKNVQKVEQIHPQAAMTLVGSVGGAQSFIRNIRAEVNLYEVRRDEEMSIHALSTIAGNYARGGPFFAINPVLGGIDDEGTHVYSIDPAGGVMEDDYTVTGSGLTVAYGTLEREYSDDLSVEEAKSVAASGIKAAVERDTGSGNGVFLAEISEEGVTIQGHKEFNDVL from the coding sequence ATGCGCGAACAACAGTTCACACAGGGCGTGGGGCGTGGATCGATCCATGACCGGCGTGATTACGAACCGCCGATCTACGAGCCGGAACTCGGCTCGCTGCCGGACGTTTCGGAGGCAGATGTAGAGAAGGTCAACAAGACGGGAACGACCACCATCGGTATCACGGCCACGGACGGCGTCGTCATCGCGACTGACATGCGTGCCAGTCTCGGTGGTCGGTTCGTATCGAACAAGAACGTCCAGAAGGTCGAACAGATCCATCCTCAGGCTGCGATGACACTCGTCGGCAGCGTTGGCGGTGCCCAGTCGTTCATCCGCAATATTCGTGCGGAAGTGAACCTGTACGAAGTGCGCCGTGACGAAGAGATGTCGATTCACGCCCTCTCGACCATCGCGGGCAACTACGCGCGCGGCGGTCCGTTTTTCGCTATCAATCCCGTCCTCGGTGGCATCGACGATGAGGGCACACACGTCTACTCCATCGATCCTGCCGGTGGCGTGATGGAAGACGACTACACGGTCACTGGTTCCGGACTCACTGTGGCGTACGGCACACTCGAACGGGAGTACAGCGACGATCTCTCCGTCGAGGAGGCCAAATCGGTCGCTGCGAGCGGTATCAAGGCTGCAGTCGAGCGTGACACCGGCTCAGGTAACGGCGTTTTCCTCGCCGAAATCTCCGAGGAGGGCGTTACGATCCAGGGCCACAAAGAGTTCAACGACGTCCTGTAA
- a CDS encoding CBS domain-containing protein, which produces MELPTPEDLREHRNELDLTQSELADMAEVSQPLIARIEGGDVDPRLSTLGRIVTALNEAGGSLRRAEDIMHSPVVGIAPDDSVRESIERMSEEGYSQLPVIRDGYPVGIVSNSDIRRINDDASPGDLPIADVMRESITTVTTDATLNEIDTHLNHHDAIIVIDNGEMAGIITEADVAVHMS; this is translated from the coding sequence ATGGAACTTCCGACGCCGGAGGACCTCCGAGAACACCGTAACGAGTTGGATCTCACACAGAGTGAACTCGCCGACATGGCGGAGGTTTCCCAGCCGCTCATCGCTCGCATCGAGGGGGGTGATGTCGATCCCCGGCTTTCGACGCTCGGACGGATCGTCACGGCCCTCAACGAGGCAGGGGGATCGCTCCGCCGAGCAGAAGACATCATGCACAGCCCGGTGGTCGGGATCGCACCCGACGACAGCGTCCGGGAGTCGATCGAACGGATGAGCGAGGAGGGCTATTCACAGCTCCCTGTAATCCGTGACGGCTACCCGGTCGGTATCGTCAGCAACAGCGACATCCGACGCATCAATGATGATGCTTCGCCCGGCGACCTTCCGATCGCGGACGTGATGCGCGAGTCGATCACGACCGTCACGACCGACGCGACGCTCAACGAGATCGACACGCACCTCAACCACCACGACGCGATCATCGTCATCGATAACGGCGAGATGGCCGGCATCATCACCGAAGCCGACGTAGCTGTCCATATGTCGTAG